A genomic window from Salvia hispanica cultivar TCC Black 2014 chromosome 5, UniMelb_Shisp_WGS_1.0, whole genome shotgun sequence includes:
- the LOC125187215 gene encoding U-box domain-containing protein 14-like yields the protein MVKVPELFKCPLSKKLMVDPVILSTGVTCDRPFIQEWLNSVKKTCPKSDRLLSHTVLIPNRVMHEMITSWCKNHAFEPPEYNSNDAVAQLVAALFEASALVPLIAMLEDEGDGFGMKEAASAILNLCSLKKNTVRAIEEGVVEVVMIKIKNEVLVSEMMEILALLATDSNAIREMVEMKVVSCLFEIIRLNPSPRDVENCVLVLFAISHEELITRTEMRREEDTHQTLSWIMREGTPEAKYRASEILYMLTGSSGRIHPPRLLRRPHY from the exons ATGGTGAAGGTGCCGGAGCTGTTCAAGTGCCCGCTTTCGAAGAAACTAATGGTGGATCCTGTCATTCTTTCTACCGGAGTG ACATGTGATCGTCCCTTCATACAAGAATGGCTTAATTCCGTGAAGAAAACATGCCCTAAATCTGATAGATTATTGTCACACACTGTTCTCATACCAAACCGCGTGATGCACGAAATGATAACGAGCTGGTGCAAGAATCACGCATTCGAGCCACCAGAATATAATTCCAATGATGCGGTGGCACAGCTGGTGGCTGCACTCTTTGAAGCCAGCGCCTTGGTTCCCCTCATCGCTATGTTGGAGGACGAAGGGGATGGTTTTGGGATGAAAGAGGCCGCCTCTGCAATTCTCAATCTGTGTAGCCTCAAGAAGAACACGGTGAGAGCTATAGAAGAAGGTGTTGTGGAAGTGGTGATGATAAAGATCAAGAATGAAGTGCTTGtgagtgagatgatggagatTCTTGCACTCCTTGCGACAGACTCGAATGCGATCAGGGAGATGGTCGAGATGAAGGTTGTCTCGTGTTTGTTTGAGATCATAAGGTTGAATCCTAGTCCGCGCGATGTAGAGAACTGCGTGCTCGTCCTGTTTGCTATCTCCCATGAGGAATTGATCACGAGGACGGAGATGAGAAGAGAGGAGGATACGCATCAGACACTGTCCTGGATCATGCGAGAAGGCACTCCTGAGGCCAAGTACAGGGCTAGTGAAATTCTTTACATGCTGACAGGGAGCTCAGGGAGGATACATCCCCCCAGGCTGTTAAGGCGACCACACTACTAG